From the genome of Labrus bergylta chromosome 12, fLabBer1.1, whole genome shotgun sequence, one region includes:
- the qars1 gene encoding glutamine--tRNA ligase, with the protein MADTLTLFASIGLSEQKAKETLKNEALSSALKDAIVQAQNVCGASGVDKAMGTLLYSMTSRLKDTKRLAFLSGSIAQSKICTELQLAAALDFVKGHPQDPINQREFEEACGVGVVITPEQIEDAVEKVIKKHKEQLLKERYRFNMGLLMGEARAALKWADGKVIKNEVDMQVLHLLGPKTEADLEKKPKPQKAKVAENESKVKKEEVAVNGGAVTGEVKSLMEQLRGEALKFHKPGENYKTEGYVVTPNTMNLLKKHLEITGGQIHTRFPPEPNGILHIGHAKAINFNFGYAKANNGICFLRYDDTNPEKEEEKYFTAIKDMVEWLGYEPHAVTHASDNFQRLYDLAVDLIRRGHAYVCHQKGEELKGYNSPPSPWRDRPIEESLVLFERMKKGMFAEGEATLRMKMVMEDGKMDPVAYRIKYTPHHRTGDEWCIYPTYDYTHCLCDSIENITHSLCTKEFQARRSSYFWLCNALDVYCPVQWEYGRLNLTYTVVSKRKIIKLVEAGAVRDWDDPRLFTLTALRRRGFPPEAINNFCARVGVTVSQTTTEPHLLESCVRDVLNETAARAMAVLEPLKVTITNLPENSRSDVRVPDFPANESRGSHTVPFTRTIFIEQSDFREVMEKGYKRLTPDQSVGLRHAGYVISVQKAIKDAQGKVVELEVTCCSSDAAEKPKAFIHWVSQPLVCEVRLYERLFLHKHPEDPSEVPSGFLTDINPNSLHTISSALVDTSVKGAEVFDKFQFERVGYFSLDPDSTSDKLVFNRTVTLKEDPGKI; encoded by the exons ATGGCGGATACATTGACACTTTTCGCTTCCATTGGACTCAGTGAGCAGAAAGCAAAAGAAACCCTTAAAAATGAAGCGCTGAGTTCTGCCCTGAAGGACGCAATTGTTCAG GCTCAAAATGTCTGTGGTGCATCAGGAGTGGACAAAGCCATGGGTACTTTGCTGTACAGTATGACATCTCGCCTTAAAGACACCAAACGCCTGGCATTCCTTTCTGGCAGCATAGCCCAGTCCAAAATCTGCACGGAGCTGCAGCTTGCAG CTGCACTGGACTTTGTTAAGGGCCATCCTCAGGACCCCATCAACCAGAGGGAGTTTGAAGAAGCATGCGGAGTAGGCGTGGTCATCACACCGGAGCAGATCGAGGATGCA gtggagaaggtgaTCAAGAAGCACAAGGAACAGCTGTTAAAGGAGCGGTACCGCTTCAACATGGGACTACTAATGG gAGAGGCACGTGCTGCTCTGAAATGGGCGGATggaaaagtcattaaaaatgaGGTGGACatgcag GTGCTACACCTGTTAGGACCCAAGACAGAGGCTGACCTGGAGAAGAAGCCTAAG CCCCAGAAAGCTAAAGTAGCAGAGAATGAGTCCAAGgtgaagaaagaggaggtggcAGTGAACG GTGGGGCGGTGACAGGGGAGGTAAAGTCACTGATGGAGCAGCTCAGAGGAGAGGCGCTGAAGTTCCACAAACCAG GAGAGAATTATAAAACTGAGGGTTATGTGGTCACACCAAACACAATGAACTTGCTCAAAAAGCACCTGGAGATCACTGGTGGACAG aTACATACTCGTTTCCCTCCTGAGCCCAACGGTATCCTTCACATCGGACATGCCAAAGCTATCAACTTCAACTTTGGCTATGCAAAG GCAAACAACGGGATTTGTTTCTTGAGGTACGATGACACAAAtccagagaaagaggaggagaaatacTTCACCGCTATCAAAGACATGGTGGAGTGGCTTG GCTATGAACCTCACGCTGTCACGCACGCATCAGACAACTTCCAGCGACTCTATGATCTTGCCGTGGATCTCATTCGAAG GGGACATGCATATGTGTGCCACCAGAAGGGGGAGGAACTGAAGGGCTACAACTCCCCTCCATCCCCGTGGAGAGACAGACCCATCGAGGAGTCTCTGGTGTTGTTTGAGCGGATGAAGAAGGGCATGTTTGCGGAGGGAGAGGCTACGCTCAGGATGAAGATGGTCATGGAAGACGGGAAGATGGACCCTGTGGCGTACAGAATTAAATACACGCCACACCATCGGACAGGAGATGAATG GTGCATCTACCCTACCTACGACTACACCCACTGTCTGTGTGACTCTATTGAAAacatcacacactcactctgtaCCAAAGAATTCCAGGCCAG GCGTTCATCATATTTCTGGCTGTGTAATGCTCTGGATGTGTACTGCCCCGTGCAGTGGGAGTACGGGCGTTTGAACCTCACCTACACTGTCGTGTCCAAGAGGAAAATCATCAAACTGGTAGAGGCTGGCGCTGTCAG AGACTGGGATGACCCCAGACTCTTCACTCTGACTGCACTGAGGAGAAGAGGTTTCCCACCTGAGGCCATCAACAACTTCTGTGCGCGG GTCGGAGTCACGGTGTCTCAGACGACAACAGAGCCCCACCTTCTGGAGTCATGTGTGAGGGACGTGCTGAACGAAACTGCCGCCAGAGCCATGGCTGTGCTGGAGCCACTCAAAGTCACCATAACTAACCTTCCTGAAAACTCACGG TCAGATGTACGGGTACCAGACTTCCCTGCCAATGAGTCAAGGGGCAGTCACACGGTTCCATTCACACGGACAATCTTCATTGAACAGAGTGATTTCAGAGAG GTGATGGAGAAGGGCTACAAGCGACTGACACCGGATCAGTCTGTCGGTCTGAGGCATGCCGGATATGTCATCTCTGTCCAGAAAGCCATCAAG GACGCTCAGGGCAAAGTGGTTGAACTGGAGGTGacctgctgcagctctgacgCTGCGGAGAAACCGAAGGCCTTCATCCATTGGGTCAGCCAGCCGCTGGTGTGTGAAGTGCGTCTCTATGAAAGACT ATTCCTGCACAAACATCCAGAAGATCCATCTGAAGTGCCCAGTGGCTTCCTGACTGACATAAACCCT AATTCCCTGCATACCATCAGCAGTGCCTTAGTGGATACCTCGGTCAAAGGAGCTGAAGTGTTTGACAAATTCCAGTTTGAGAGAGTTGGCTACTTCTCCCTGGACCCTGACAGCACTTCAGACAAG CTTGTCTTCAACAGAACAGTCACCCTCAAAGAAGACCCCGGGAAGATCTGA
- the ogg1 gene encoding N-glycosylase/DNA lyase, giving the protein MAKHAVWSSGTKLWRSLACAKSELRLDLTLACGQSFRWRETAEGHWTGVMGGRVWTLTQTDDTLWYHVYNTQDRQRVRCDRKRKANASLQTEHKKRFKGALKKEEDEPVPVTSENDTDEDEEMLRDYFQLDVRMGDLYKEWGAADPHFKRIADIFTGVRMLRQDPTECLFSIICTSNNNISRTEGMIESLCQTLGIRLCQLDDKSYYNFPTLSALAGDSVEACLRDLRFGYRARFLQQSAKQILDTHGLGWLDGLRRVPYLKACDALRTLPGVGAKVAECVCLMSLDKAEAVPVDTHVWQIAKRDYNYASGNKQKSITDKLHRDIGDFFRNLWGPYAGWAQSVLFCADLKKFQKLKEMPQPKKEENCEEEMRVACKKTKIKKEKN; this is encoded by the exons ATGGCCAAACATGCAGTGTGGTCATCTGGGACGAAACTATGGAGATCTCTGGCCTGCGCGAAGTCCGAGCTGCGCCTGGATCTCACGCTGGCCTGTGGACAGTCTTTTCG CTGGAGAGAAACTGCAGAAGGCCACTGGACCGGAGTGATGGGAGGACGAGTTTGGACGCTGACTCAGACAGATGACACTCTTTGGTACCACGTTTACAACACCCAGGACCGCCAGCGAGTGAGATGtgacaggaaaagaaaagcCAATGCCTCTCTACAGACGGAGCACAAGAAAAGATTCAAAGGAGCTTTGaagaaggaagaggacgagCCAGTGCCTGTGACTTCAGAGAACGACACTGATGAGGATGAAGAGATGCTGAGAGATTATTTCCAGCTAGATGTTAGGATGGGGGATCTGTACAAGGAATGGGGGGCAGCAGACCCCCACTTCAAGCGCATTGCAGACATTTTCACAG GTGTGCGGATGCTGCGCCAGGACCCCACTGAATGCCTGTTTTCTATCATTTGCAcctccaacaacaacatttctcgtACCGAGGGTATGATAGAGAGTCTGTGTCAGACTCTAGGCATCCGATTGTGCCAGCTGGATGACAAATCTTACTACAACTTTCCTACACTGTCTGCTCTAGCAG GTGACAGCGTAGAGGCTTGTCTGAGGGATCTCCGTTTTGGATACAGGGCTCGGTTCCTGCAGCAGAGTGCGAAACAGATTTTGGACACCCATGGACTCGGTTGGCTTGATGGTTTACGCCGTGTCCCATATTTGAAGGCCTGTGACGCTCTGCGCACTCTCCCCGGTGTTGGAGCTAAG GTTGCAGAATGTGTATGTCTGATGTCCCTGGATAAGGCAGAGGCTGTCCCTGTAGACACACATGTGTGGCAGATTGCTAAACGTGACTACAACTATGCTTCTGGAAATAAACAGAAGAGCATCACAGACAAACTTCATAGAGATATTG GGGATTTTTTCAGAAATCTTTGGGGTCCTTATGCTGGTTGGGCACAGTCA gttttgttttgtgctgaCCTCAAAAAGTTCCAAAAGCTGAAAGAAATGCCGCAGCCAAAGAAGGAGGAAAACTGCGAAGAAGAAATGAGAGTAGCATGCAAGAAAACCAAAatcaagaaagagaaaaattgA
- the LOC109981006 gene encoding transcriptional regulator QRICH1, with protein sequence MNNSLDGTGSYEELVRQKARSIPQHRMKEFLESLANKGPDALQEFSQQSGDATTTTTTMVYQQEANCIYTDSTEVAGSLLELACPVQVQVQPQQIQESTSQQQTVQQTTEQQIVQVQIQGQQQGQMLSQVLQVPSGSHQQLQGLTTAQLIQPGELTEEQHQQLQAQLVAAVAGGQQIQIQTVGALSPTQQQDNTERRVLGTTIATSQGAGVLQPAKKRKVDMPITVSYALPGQQVATVLAIPQGQGQQQSYVSLRPDLLTVDSSHLYSATGTITSPTGETWTIPVYSAPAGSGGREQVTHIAIPQEAYGTVQVSGANTTTMTTMPTQVTIENDKLKNPASQSQTAQAVSSITSSGGMGGQEEVVHTLAANTLFPAQLMNGNIHIPVAVQGYSNATQSLIWDPQQQVLHTQGLSAQDTQQLQGQTVVAEVDGQGQQQVQVQVQELLLPATLKPEEGLDVWRLWAQRKNAEMDKLDKNKLAPIGRRQALRFQEDLVSCAVAELCIGLSLMTTESRGLEGESYEADVLYYVFLCIQKYLFDNGRVDDVFSDQYYTRFAHSLHQILDPWRPSIHPLGYVIPSHVTEEMLWECKQLGAHSPSTLLTTLMFFNTKYFQLKTVDQHLKVAFSKVLRHTRKSPNNPKDKSTSIRYLKSTERFIGQKVTDDMYSEQLEDPENPLRCPIKLYDFYLFKCPQSAKGRNDTFYLTPEPVVAPNSPIWYSTQPIPKEQLEQMLARILVVREIQEVINMSESVH encoded by the exons ATGAATAACTCCCTGGATGGTACAGGCTCCTATGAGGAGCTTGTGAGGCAGAAAGCTAGGAGCATCCCTCAGCATCGCATGAAGGAGTTCCTCGAATCCTTGGCCAACAAGGGTCCAGATGCCCTGCAGGAGTTCAGCCAGCAGAGCGGAGATGCTACAACTACCACTACTACAATGGTCTATCAACAGGAGGCTAACTGCATCTACACAGACAGCACAGAGGTGGCAGGATCATTGTTGGAACTGGCTTGTCCG GTTCAGGTGCAGGTCCAGCCGCAACAGATACAGGAGTCAACATCTCAGCAACAAACTGTACAACAGACTACGGAGCAACAGATAGTGCAG GTGCAAATCCAGGGTCAGCAGCAAGGTCAGATGCTGAGTCAGGTGCTCCAAGTGCCCTCTGGCTCCCATCAACAGCTTCAAGGATTGACCACTGCACAGCTGATTCAGCCTGGGGAACTCACGGAGGAGCAACACCAACAG CTGCAAGCCCAGTTGGTGGCAGCTGTTGCAGGAGGACAACAGATCCAAATCCAGACAGTGGGTGCCCTCTCTCCCACCCAGCAGCAGGACAACACTGAGAGGCGGGTACTGGGAACAACCATTGCAACATCCCAGGGAGCAGGTGTCCTCCAGCCAGCCAAGAAGCGTAAGGTCGACATGCCCATCACCGTGTCCTATGCCCTGCCTGGTCAGCAGGTGGCAACAGTACTAGCTATCCCACAAGGACAGGGCCAGCAGCAAAGTTACGTGTCCCTGCGGCCAGACCTGCTAACTGTGGACAGCTCCCACCTGTACAGTGCTACGGGCACCATCACAAGTCCCACAGGGGAGACCTGGACAATCCCCGTCTATTCTGCTCCTGCTGGTTCTGGAGGCCGCGAGCAGGTCACACACATTGCCATCCCTCAGGAGGCCTACGGCACAGTACAGGTGTCGGGTGCAAACACTACGACAATGACCACAATGCCAACACAAGTCACTATTGAAAACGATAAGCTGAAAAACCCTGCCAGCCAGAGTCAGACAGCGCAGGCTGTCTCCAGCATTACAAGCTCTGGAGGAATGGGAGGCCAGGAGGAAGTGGTGCACACGCTGGCTGCAAACACACTTTTCCCTGCCCAGCTGATGAATGGAAACATCCACATCCCAGTGGCAGTACAGGGCTACTCCAACGCTACACAGTCTCTTATCTGGGATCCACAGCAGCAGGTGCTGCACACACAGGGGCTATCAGCGCAGGACACACAACAACTGCAG gGTCAGACAGTGGTAGCAGAGGTAGATGGTCAAGGCCAGCAGCAAGTGCAAGTACAGGTGCAGGAGCTGCTGTTGCCTGCCACTCTGAAGCCGGAGGAGGGGCTAGATGTGTGGCGGCTTTGGGCTCAGCGGAAAAATGCAGAGATGGACAAATTAGACAAGAATAAATTAGCACCCATTGGCC GGCGCCAGGCATTACGCTTCCAGGAGGACTTGGTGTCATGTGCTGTAGCTGAGCTCTGCATTGGGCTCTCTTTGATGACAACAGAATCTAGAGGGCTGGAAGGGGAGTCATATGAGGCTGATGTTCTTTACTATGTATTTCTGTGCATACAAAAA TATCTGTTTGACAACGGTCGTGTGGATGATGTGTTCTCGGATCAGTACTATACACGCTTTGCTCACAGTCTGCACCAGATCTTGGATCCTTGGAGACCTTCTATTCATCCACTTG GTTACGTTATCCCCAGCCATGTGACAGAGGAGATGCTGTGGGAATGTAAACAGCTGGGAGCCCACTCTCCCTCCACACTGCTCACAACTCTAATGTTTTTTAACACAAA GTATTTTCAGCTGAAGACAGTGGACCAGCATCTAAAAGTGGCCTTCTCTAAGGTTCTGAGACACACCAGGAAAAGTCCCAACAACCCCAAAGACAAAAGCACCAGCATCCGGTACCTGAAGTCAACAGAGAGGTTCATAGGACAAAAAG tAACAGATGACATGTACTCAGAGCAGCTGGAGGACCCAGAGAACCCGCTACGATGTCCAATCAAACTCTATGATTTCTACCTCTTCAAATG TCCGCAGAGCGCCAAAGGTCGCAACGACACCTTCTACCTGACTCCTGAGCCCGTGGTGGCTCCGAACAGCCCCATCTGGTACTCCACTCAACCCATCCCAAAAGAACAGCTGGAGCAGATGCTCGCACGCATCCTCGTCGTCCGTGAAATCCAGGAAGTAATTAACATGTCGGAGAGCGTGCACTAG